Proteins co-encoded in one Armatimonadota bacterium genomic window:
- a CDS encoding metal-sensitive transcriptional regulator, whose translation MEHAAPAPHRHGHGSAEARAKIVTRLRSVAGHVRGVERMLEEGAYCVDVMRQILAIQRALDRINALVLEDHLQTCASTAIRSDDPRERERTIAELLEVFEMSSKL comes from the coding sequence GTGGAACACGCAGCCCCCGCCCCGCATCGCCACGGCCACGGCTCGGCCGAGGCCCGCGCGAAGATCGTGACGCGCCTGCGCAGCGTCGCCGGCCACGTGCGCGGCGTGGAACGCATGCTGGAGGAAGGGGCCTACTGCGTGGACGTCATGCGGCAGATCCTGGCGATCCAGCGGGCGCTGGACCGCATCAACGCCCTGGTGCTGGAGGACCACCTGCAGACGTGCGCGTCCACGGCGATCCGCTCCGACGATCCGCGCGAGCGGGAACGCACGATCGCCGAGCTGCTGGAGGTCTTCGAGATGTCCAGCAAGCTGTAG
- a CDS encoding heavy metal translocating P-type ATPase, which produces MSVVTERTKPAQERTRPRRVDLPVAGMSCASCVARVEQHLQRVPGVVTAQVNFAAERAAVTFDPAAVRVEDLVAAVHDAGYEVPRARTVIPIAGMSCASCVAKVEAALRAVDGVVTAAVNLAREQATVEYVPGVASPDALARAIRAAGYEPLATEEATVDREAQRRARELRDLRLRLAVAALLSAPILWGSLPHMGIAVWTPPLLHDWTVQFLLATPVQLWAGWRFYRGLWAALRHRSADMNTLIAVGTSAAYLYSAAATFAPQWFAASGVPPTVYYETASIIIVFILLGRYLEARAKGQTSEAIRRLLSLQAKTARVLRDTQEVDVPVEEVQVGDVVVVRPGERIPVDGIVIAGRSTVDESMITGESMPVEKGEGDEVIGATLNKTGAFRFRATRVGRDTTLAQIIRLVEEAQGSKAPIQQLADRVAAYFVPTVIAIALVTAAVWLLIGPQPRVTYALLTFVAVLIIACPCALGLATPTAIMVGTGRGAEAGILIRGGEALETAHRLTAVVFDKTGTLTRGAPQVTDVVPADGVDAARLLHLAASAERHSEHPIGEAVVAYARARGIAPSDPSAFEAVPGHGIEAVVDGHRVLVGNAALLERAGLIANGLRADVERLAAAGKTPMVAAIDGAPAGVIAVADTLKPHSREVVAALQRMGMQVLMLTGDTRRTAEAIAAQLGITRVLAEVKPGEKAAQIQALQRQGHVVAMVGDGINDAPALVQADLGIAIGAGTDVAIESADIVLVGDDLRGVLAAIALSRRTMRTIRQNLFWAFAYNVALIPVAAGVLYPFTGTLLNPALAALAMAASSVTVVSNSLRLRRFRLPAAAAAAA; this is translated from the coding sequence ATGAGCGTCGTGACCGAGCGCACGAAGCCCGCACAGGAGCGCACACGACCCCGGCGTGTCGATCTCCCGGTGGCCGGCATGTCGTGCGCGTCGTGCGTGGCCCGCGTGGAGCAGCATCTCCAGCGGGTCCCCGGCGTGGTCACCGCCCAGGTGAACTTCGCCGCGGAGCGGGCGGCGGTGACCTTCGATCCGGCGGCGGTCCGCGTGGAGGATCTGGTCGCCGCGGTCCACGACGCCGGCTACGAGGTGCCCCGCGCCCGCACCGTGATCCCCATCGCCGGCATGTCGTGCGCCTCGTGCGTGGCCAAGGTGGAAGCCGCGCTGCGCGCCGTGGACGGTGTGGTGACCGCGGCGGTCAACCTGGCCCGCGAGCAGGCCACCGTGGAGTACGTGCCGGGTGTGGCGAGCCCCGACGCCCTGGCGCGCGCGATCCGCGCCGCGGGGTACGAGCCGCTGGCCACCGAGGAGGCCACGGTCGACCGCGAGGCCCAGCGGCGGGCCCGCGAGCTGCGTGACCTGCGCCTGCGGCTGGCCGTCGCCGCCCTGCTGAGCGCGCCGATCCTCTGGGGCAGCCTGCCCCACATGGGCATCGCCGTCTGGACGCCACCGCTCCTGCACGACTGGACCGTGCAGTTCCTGCTGGCCACGCCCGTGCAGCTCTGGGCCGGCTGGCGGTTCTACCGCGGCCTGTGGGCCGCCCTGCGTCACCGCAGCGCCGACATGAACACGCTGATCGCCGTGGGCACGTCGGCTGCCTACCTGTACAGCGCGGCGGCCACGTTCGCGCCCCAGTGGTTCGCGGCCAGCGGTGTGCCGCCGACGGTCTACTACGAGACGGCGTCCATCATCATCGTCTTCATCCTGCTGGGCCGCTACCTGGAGGCGCGGGCCAAGGGCCAGACCAGCGAGGCGATCCGGCGCCTGCTGAGCCTGCAGGCGAAGACGGCGCGCGTGCTGCGCGATACCCAGGAGGTGGACGTCCCGGTCGAGGAGGTCCAGGTCGGCGACGTCGTCGTGGTGCGCCCCGGCGAGCGCATCCCGGTGGATGGCATCGTGATCGCGGGGCGCTCCACCGTGGACGAGTCCATGATCACCGGCGAGTCGATGCCGGTCGAGAAGGGCGAGGGTGACGAGGTCATCGGCGCGACGCTCAACAAGACCGGTGCCTTTCGGTTCCGCGCCACACGGGTCGGCCGCGACACGACGCTGGCGCAGATCATCCGGCTGGTCGAGGAGGCGCAGGGCAGCAAGGCGCCGATCCAGCAGCTGGCCGACCGCGTGGCGGCCTACTTCGTGCCGACGGTGATCGCCATCGCGCTCGTGACGGCTGCGGTCTGGCTGCTGATCGGTCCACAGCCCCGCGTGACCTACGCGCTGCTGACCTTCGTGGCGGTCCTGATCATCGCGTGCCCCTGTGCCCTGGGCCTGGCCACGCCCACTGCCATCATGGTGGGCACCGGCCGGGGGGCCGAGGCCGGCATCCTGATCCGCGGCGGCGAGGCCCTGGAGACGGCCCACCGGCTCACCGCGGTGGTCTTCGACAAGACCGGCACACTGACCCGCGGCGCACCACAGGTCACCGACGTGGTGCCCGCCGACGGCGTGGACGCCGCACGCCTGCTGCACCTGGCCGCGTCCGCCGAACGCCACTCCGAGCACCCCATCGGCGAGGCGGTCGTGGCCTACGCGCGCGCCCGCGGGATCGCCCCGAGCGACCCGTCGGCCTTCGAGGCGGTCCCCGGCCATGGCATCGAGGCCGTCGTGGACGGGCATCGGGTGCTGGTGGGCAACGCCGCGTTGCTGGAACGGGCGGGGCTGATCGCCAACGGCCTGCGGGCCGACGTCGAGCGCCTGGCCGCGGCCGGGAAGACGCCGATGGTCGCGGCCATCGACGGCGCACCGGCCGGTGTCATCGCGGTGGCCGACACCCTGAAGCCTCACAGCCGCGAGGTCGTGGCCGCGCTGCAGCGCATGGGCATGCAGGTCCTGATGCTGACCGGCGACACCCGGCGGACGGCCGAGGCGATCGCGGCGCAACTCGGCATCACCCGGGTGCTGGCCGAGGTGAAGCCCGGGGAGAAAGCCGCGCAGATTCAGGCCCTGCAGCGCCAGGGTCACGTGGTGGCCATGGTCGGCGACGGCATCAACGACGCGCCTGCCCTGGTGCAGGCCGACCTGGGCATCGCCATCGGCGCCGGGACCGACGTGGCCATCGAATCGGCAGACATCGTCCTGGTGGGCGACGATCTCCGGGGCGTGCTGGCGGCCATCGCCCTGAGCCGGCGCACGATGCGGACGATCCGGCAGAACCTGTTCTGGGCGTTCGCGTACAACGTGGCCCTGATCCCGGTCGCGGCAGGCGTGTTGTACCCGTTCACGGGGACGCTGCTCAACCCGGCTCTGGCGGCGCTGGCCATGGCGGCCTCGTCGGTCACGGTGGTCAGCAACAGCCTGCGCCTGCGCCGGTTTCGGCTGCCTGCGGCGGCTGCGGCGGCAGCGTAG
- a CDS encoding heavy-metal-associated domain-containing protein — MTSKTFDVPKIHCEGCVQTVTEAVRKLPGVEKVEASAVTKRVLVEFDPRRVDEARIREALKAAGYPAA, encoded by the coding sequence ATGACGAGCAAGACGTTCGATGTCCCGAAGATCCACTGCGAGGGATGCGTCCAGACCGTGACCGAGGCAGTGCGCAAGCTGCCCGGCGTCGAGAAGGTGGAGGCCAGCGCAGTGACCAAGCGGGTGCTGGTCGAGTTCGATCCGCGTCGGGTCGACGAGGCGCGCATCCGCGAGGCGCTGAAGGCCGCGGGGTACCCGGCGGCCTGA
- a CDS encoding TlpA disulfide reductase family protein — protein MNCTLRPRVVILAVVGLVVGALALLIVRAGRQASITAALARGLTPDAPPFVLPRLDRDGTLELAALRGKVVVLNFWASWCVPCRDEAPLLEAIWQRYRDRGVVVVGVNVQDLIPAAQRFLRETRTTYPVVRDRDNRIYRAYGLTGVPETFFIDRQGRIVRKFPGVVTDQAAWARAVEEVLAR, from the coding sequence TTGAACTGCACGCTACGGCCGCGGGTCGTGATCCTGGCCGTGGTCGGGCTGGTGGTGGGTGCGCTGGCGCTCCTCATCGTCCGCGCCGGCCGCCAGGCCTCGATCACTGCGGCACTGGCGCGCGGGCTCACCCCTGACGCACCGCCGTTCGTGCTGCCGCGCCTGGACCGCGACGGCACCCTGGAGCTGGCTGCGCTCCGGGGCAAGGTCGTCGTGCTCAACTTCTGGGCGTCGTGGTGCGTGCCGTGCCGCGACGAGGCACCGCTGCTGGAAGCCATCTGGCAACGGTACCGGGATCGGGGCGTCGTGGTTGTCGGCGTGAACGTGCAGGATCTCATCCCGGCGGCCCAGCGGTTCCTGCGGGAGACGCGGACGACGTATCCGGTCGTGCGCGACCGCGACAACCGCATCTACCGGGCCTATGGACTCACCGGCGTGCCCGAGACGTTCTTCATCGACCGGCAGGGACGGATCGTGCGCAAGTTCCCGGGTGTCGTGACGGACCAGGCCGCGTGGGCTCGGGCTGTCGAAGAGGTGCTGGCGCGGTGA